The proteins below are encoded in one region of Campylobacter helveticus:
- a CDS encoding type II toxin-antitoxin system RelE family toxin has product MPEVFDDLDKLPKEVLKEVKSYFNAYKINPFAYSQPLQNKFGLNLSSCRKTYVANATYRIILQVENKVAKVVCIIAVGKREDLKAYKEADLRIKSNT; this is encoded by the coding sequence ATGCCTGAAGTATTTGACGACCTTGATAAACTTCCAAAAGAGGTTTTAAAAGAAGTCAAATCTTATTTCAATGCCTACAAAATTAACCCCTTTGCCTATTCGCAACCTTTACAAAACAAATTTGGACTTAACTTAAGCTCTTGTAGAAAGACTTATGTTGCTAATGCAACTTATAGAATTATTTTGCAAGTAGAAAATAAAGTGGCTAAAGTCGTTTGTATTATTGCGGTTGGTAAAAGAGAAGATTTAAAAGCATATAAAGAGGCTGATTTACGCATAAAATCTAACACTTAA